From a region of the Butyrivibrio sp. AE3004 genome:
- a CDS encoding ATP-dependent Clp protease adaptor ClpS, with protein sequence MATKGATKELTKDMIKEPRQFNVIMFNDDFTTMDFVVDVLVDIFHKDEVTAESIMMKVHKNGQAVVGKYPYDIARTRVDTALMRAKSEGFPFRMSVEEA encoded by the coding sequence ATGGCAACTAAAGGCGCAACAAAAGAGCTTACAAAAGACATGATAAAGGAACCGAGACAATTTAACGTCATCATGTTCAACGACGACTTTACCACCATGGATTTTGTGGTGGATGTTTTGGTGGATATTTTTCATAAGGATGAAGTTACTGCCGAATCAATAATGATGAAGGTACATAAAAACGGTCAGGCTGTGGTCGGTAAATATCCATACGACATAGCGAGAACCAGGGTGGACACAGCGCTTATGAGAGCGAAGAGTGAAGGATTTCCATTCAGAATGAGTGTAGAGGAGGCATAA
- a CDS encoding YigZ family protein encodes MGKTDNYKVILKPGCDEIVEKKSRFIANVLSVSSVQEAEEQIAAFQKKYWDARHNCYAFVIGSDFGTTRCSDNGEPSGTAGKPILEVIKGSGVTNVLIIVTRYFGGVLLGTGGLVRAYTQAAQAGLAAADIGEMVYGKRYHLTADYTLVNNIQYFLRQEEIPLENEVYTDKVEYDITVKMEDCGRITDGLTQKTEGRIGIEEIEEGYFAF; translated from the coding sequence ATGGGAAAAACAGACAATTATAAGGTCATCCTTAAGCCGGGATGCGATGAAATAGTTGAAAAAAAATCAAGATTTATAGCGAATGTTTTATCTGTATCAAGTGTTCAGGAGGCAGAGGAACAGATAGCCGCTTTTCAGAAAAAGTACTGGGATGCCAGGCATAACTGTTATGCATTTGTGATCGGCTCAGATTTCGGGACAACAAGGTGCAGCGATAACGGGGAGCCCTCAGGTACTGCCGGAAAACCAATCCTTGAAGTGATAAAAGGATCCGGAGTGACAAACGTACTTATAATAGTAACAAGGTATTTCGGGGGAGTACTTCTGGGGACCGGCGGACTGGTCAGGGCTTATACCCAGGCAGCACAGGCAGGACTTGCAGCTGCGGATATAGGAGAGATGGTATATGGGAAAAGATATCACCTGACTGCTGACTATACACTGGTAAACAATATTCAGTATTTCCTTAGGCAGGAGGAAATCCCTCTTGAAAATGAAGTCTATACTGATAAGGTGGAGTATGATATCACCGTAAAAATGGAAGACTGTGGAAGGATTACCGACGGACTTACCCAAAAGACTGAGGGGAGAATCGGAATCGAAGAAATAGAAGAAGGATATTTCGCTTTTTAA